In Oscillatoria acuminata PCC 6304, a single window of DNA contains:
- a CDS encoding PAS domain-containing hybrid sensor histidine kinase/response regulator, with translation MKHYHEAPDGSDGRSHQLLAALPVGVALINPEGNLTYTNHYFEQLLGAEILSGEDNPGPRMASGGGPHPWRRSLLGDPLTIETLHRNHKGEKISLELRSVPVWDESGAITGALMTVAEIGDRLGTVNEGPDPDSCGEVETTKPDQLPCNNFCTTVLEHPDTFIYCAKVSSSCPWQYQYCSPSAETIFGYTSAELLTQTGLWLSQINPKERATVVQPALAQLKGGDKLILEYRFQHKNGSWRWISQTFTVQPEATTDAWGVTGIALDITDRKQAEKALRESKQRYATLANASPVGIFRTDLQGNCLYGNHRSFEMIGLSQQASMGLGWMSTLHPQDRDRTMTAWLNFVQQGVPFNCEYRFVRPDGTVLWVLGQAGVEKDPEGKPVGYVGTITDITERKQVQAALQVSEERLQALLENVSVLISSVRVYRDHTWEYEYMSPGAAALVGFTASELLAERDLWLSRLPREDLDAVVDNLKRVLVEKAVEVESRFRHKNGELRWLLQTLISRWDEGANCWMITTVTRDITERKQAEQLLADYNRTLEMQVRDRTAELAQINHRLEQEIRDRQEIEASLRKSEQTLSAILENVGACIYIKNLNSQYIYMNRLGVEWLGGIKTEVIGFDDFKFFSPEMAQFMQEKDQEVIQTGSIMQSFDIGFVQHTNKLHHYLTIKVPLKNPDGSIYAICGISTDITELKQTEKALRLSEERIQALLNAIPDMMFRQRIDGTYLDVHAPDRCLKVSPERLIGTNLRDFPMPESIKTNLFERFQRAAQTGTLQTYEHELEQEDGIHSYEARIVKSGVDEVVCIVRDVTERKRAEAALHESEERYRSVIAAMAEGVVLQEASGEIRTCNASAERILGLSQEQMMEKTSLDPGWRAVRENGSPFPGHEHPAMVTLETGEPCANVIMGVHKPDGSLTWISINSQPLFHRGEDRPAAVVASFSDITDRFEVQQALRHGEARYRAILEDQTELIVRFLPDGMVTFVNEAFCRFFGVTRDEAIAHHYEPAIVAEDRESVARFLDEISPQNPVVTFENRAIARGELRWTQWVTRGIFEESGRILEYQAVGRDISDRKQIEEALSTSQHFLQKVADAIPHILYLRDLSTNTSIYLNQQSLCILGYSPTELGDTHPEWSLERYHLEDQALFSQGTARFLSLQDTDVLSTEYRFRHKNGDWRWLNAREVVFSRDSQGIPTHILGSVEDITPRKLAETELERAKDAAEAANRAKSAFLANMSHELRTPLTAILGFSRLLSAAANLTREQQEHLNIVRKSGEHLLDLIERVLDLSKIEAGTMTLSENDFDLYRLLIDVQNMFSLKAKEKGLTLTIYSEINVPKYIRTDEVKLRQILINLLANAIKFTAEGQVCLRVSRGEQESDSAAVSGEGLSKICVEVSDTGIGIDSRYFEHLFKPFVQTGAGIYSQEGTGLGLNISAQFIRLMGGDISVQSRGKLYTEGEPCSEILIDSTSELGPVTTFKFEIPVRVVTGGEIPGLNPFPLGRSLQPQQPGYRMIIVDDHDYNSQLLMQILHPFGFELKRAVNGEEVLEMWQEFLPHLIWMDMRMPKIDGYEATRRIKAYCQNHPEIPVPAIVAITASGWHFDKSEILASGCDGLIRKPFRDVDIFEAIATHLGLSLMASHRTPDVPVLDPEAMTLKAADLAHIPQEFLDNLWNGLVQGDLELIASAIEQVGGEDPVLADALQSLANQYQFEKLLGLISR, from the coding sequence ATGAAACATTATCACGAAGCCCCCGACGGCAGCGACGGGCGATCGCATCAACTTCTGGCAGCCCTTCCCGTGGGGGTGGCCCTGATTAACCCCGAGGGCAACCTCACTTATACGAATCATTATTTCGAGCAGTTGCTGGGGGCAGAGATTTTGTCTGGGGAGGACAACCCAGGACCGAGGATGGCTTCTGGGGGAGGTCCTCACCCTTGGCGGCGATCGCTCTTAGGAGACCCCCTGACCATTGAGACGCTCCACCGGAATCATAAAGGTGAGAAAATTTCCCTAGAACTGCGATCGGTGCCGGTTTGGGATGAGAGTGGAGCAATTACCGGCGCATTGATGACGGTGGCGGAGATAGGCGATCGCCTTGGCACAGTGAACGAGGGACCTGACCCTGACTCTTGTGGGGAGGTGGAGACTACGAAACCGGATCAACTCCCCTGTAATAATTTTTGCACAACGGTTCTGGAACACCCCGACACATTTATTTATTGCGCTAAAGTCTCCAGCAGTTGCCCTTGGCAGTATCAATACTGTTCTCCCAGTGCCGAGACAATTTTTGGCTATACATCAGCAGAATTATTAACTCAAACCGGCTTATGGCTATCGCAGATCAACCCAAAAGAGAGAGCAACCGTCGTTCAACCGGCCTTAGCACAACTCAAGGGCGGCGATAAACTTATATTAGAGTATCGATTTCAGCATAAAAATGGAAGTTGGCGCTGGATTTCCCAGACCTTTACTGTGCAACCCGAGGCGACGACTGATGCCTGGGGGGTGACTGGAATTGCCTTAGATATTACCGATCGCAAACAGGCCGAAAAAGCCCTCCGGGAAAGTAAACAGCGCTATGCGACACTGGCTAACGCTTCACCTGTCGGCATTTTTCGCACGGATCTCCAGGGCAATTGCCTCTATGGGAACCATCGCAGTTTTGAAATGATTGGCTTATCGCAACAAGCGTCAATGGGACTCGGGTGGATGAGTACATTACACCCCCAGGACCGCGATCGCACGATGACGGCTTGGTTGAATTTTGTCCAGCAGGGGGTTCCGTTTAATTGTGAGTACCGCTTTGTGCGACCTGATGGCACCGTCCTTTGGGTCCTCGGACAAGCGGGGGTGGAAAAAGATCCAGAAGGAAAGCCCGTGGGGTATGTCGGCACGATTACGGATATCACCGAACGCAAACAAGTCCAAGCGGCGCTGCAAGTATCAGAGGAACGACTTCAAGCGTTGTTAGAAAACGTATCCGTGCTGATTTCGAGTGTCCGGGTTTATCGGGACCACACTTGGGAATATGAGTATATGTCCCCCGGGGCTGCTGCCTTGGTGGGATTCACGGCGTCAGAACTGTTAGCAGAACGGGACCTCTGGCTATCGCGGTTACCGAGGGAGGATTTAGATGCCGTTGTGGATAATTTAAAACGGGTCTTGGTGGAAAAAGCCGTCGAAGTCGAATCTCGATTTCGTCACAAAAATGGGGAGTTGCGGTGGTTATTACAAACCTTAATTTCCCGATGGGATGAAGGGGCAAACTGCTGGATGATTACCACGGTCACTCGGGACATTACCGAACGGAAACAAGCGGAACAACTGCTGGCGGATTACAATCGGACCTTGGAGATGCAAGTGCGCGATCGCACCGCTGAACTCGCCCAAATCAATCACCGCTTAGAGCAGGAAATCCGCGATCGTCAAGAAATTGAAGCCTCCCTGCGAAAGAGCGAACAGACATTATCTGCTATTCTGGAAAATGTGGGAGCCTGCATTTACATCAAAAATTTAAACAGTCAATATATTTATATGAATCGCCTCGGGGTCGAATGGTTGGGAGGCATCAAAACCGAAGTCATCGGCTTTGATGATTTTAAGTTTTTCTCCCCAGAAATGGCCCAATTTATGCAAGAGAAAGACCAGGAAGTGATTCAAACCGGCTCAATTATGCAGTCTTTTGATATTGGCTTCGTTCAACATACCAACAAATTACACCACTATTTAACCATCAAAGTTCCCCTAAAAAATCCCGATGGGAGCATTTATGCCATCTGTGGAATTTCCACGGATATTACAGAACTCAAACAAACCGAAAAAGCCCTGCGTTTAAGCGAAGAACGGATTCAAGCCCTTTTAAATGCCATTCCCGATATGATGTTCCGGCAACGGATTGATGGAACCTATCTGGATGTACACGCTCCAGATCGCTGTCTCAAAGTCTCCCCAGAACGGCTCATTGGGACAAATTTGCGAGATTTTCCCATGCCTGAATCCATCAAAACGAATTTGTTTGAACGGTTCCAACGGGCGGCGCAAACTGGAACCTTGCAAACTTACGAACATGAACTGGAACAAGAGGATGGGATACATAGCTATGAAGCTCGGATTGTCAAAAGCGGGGTAGATGAAGTGGTTTGTATCGTCCGGGATGTCACAGAACGTAAGCGTGCAGAAGCAGCTTTACATGAAAGTGAAGAACGGTATCGTTCAGTTATTGCGGCAATGGCGGAGGGGGTTGTTTTACAGGAAGCCAGTGGAGAAATTCGTACTTGCAATGCCAGCGCCGAACGGATTCTCGGGTTATCTCAGGAACAAATGATGGAAAAAACCTCTTTGGACCCCGGCTGGCGGGCGGTTCGCGAAAATGGGTCTCCGTTTCCTGGACATGAACATCCGGCAATGGTCACTCTAGAAACTGGGGAACCTTGTGCGAATGTGATTATGGGGGTGCATAAACCCGATGGCAGCTTAACTTGGATTTCTATCAACTCCCAACCGTTATTTCACCGGGGGGAAGACCGTCCAGCAGCAGTGGTGGCCTCGTTTTCTGACATTACCGATCGCTTTGAAGTGCAACAAGCCCTGCGTCATGGTGAGGCCCGCTATCGGGCCATTTTAGAGGACCAAACTGAGCTGATTGTGCGATTTCTGCCCGATGGCATGGTTACCTTTGTGAATGAAGCGTTTTGCCGATTTTTTGGGGTGACCCGAGACGAGGCGATCGCCCATCACTATGAACCGGCAATTGTAGCAGAGGACCGGGAATCTGTGGCCCGGTTTTTGGATGAAATCTCACCGCAAAATCCTGTGGTGACCTTTGAAAATCGGGCGATCGCCCGGGGAGAACTCCGATGGACTCAGTGGGTGACCCGTGGCATTTTTGAGGAATCCGGTCGGATTTTGGAATACCAAGCGGTGGGACGGGATATCAGCGATCGTAAACAAATCGAAGAGGCGTTAAGCACCAGTCAGCATTTTCTCCAAAAAGTCGCCGATGCCATTCCCCATATTTTATACTTGCGCGACCTTTCTACCAACACCAGCATTTATCTCAATCAGCAATCCCTCTGTATTTTAGGCTACTCTCCCACTGAACTGGGAGATACCCACCCGGAATGGTCTCTCGAACGCTACCATCTTGAGGATCAAGCTCTATTCTCCCAGGGAACTGCTCGATTTCTCTCACTTCAGGACACTGACGTTCTTTCTACGGAATACCGATTTCGGCACAAAAATGGGGACTGGCGTTGGTTGAATGCCCGAGAAGTCGTCTTTTCCAGAGACTCCCAGGGAATCCCCACTCACATCCTGGGTTCCGTCGAGGATATTACCCCCCGTAAACTGGCGGAAACCGAACTCGAACGGGCCAAAGATGCGGCAGAAGCAGCCAACCGCGCTAAAAGTGCCTTCCTCGCCAATATGAGTCATGAATTAAGAACTCCCCTCACCGCTATTTTAGGCTTTTCCCGGCTGCTCAGTGCTGCCGCCAATCTCACCCGAGAACAGCAAGAACATTTGAATATCGTTCGCAAAAGTGGGGAACATCTCCTCGATCTGATTGAACGAGTCCTTGACCTCTCCAAAATTGAAGCGGGGACGATGACCCTTAGCGAAAATGATTTTGACCTGTACAGGTTGTTAATAGATGTGCAGAATATGTTCTCTTTAAAAGCAAAAGAAAAGGGCTTGACACTCACGATTTATTCCGAAATTAATGTCCCCAAGTATATTAGAACCGATGAAGTTAAATTGCGTCAAATTCTAATTAATTTACTGGCCAATGCAATTAAATTTACCGCAGAGGGTCAGGTCTGTTTACGGGTCAGCAGAGGGGAACAAGAGTCTGATAGTGCTGCGGTTTCCGGTGAGGGTTTATCGAAAATTTGCGTTGAAGTTTCGGATACGGGAATTGGGATTGATTCCCGCTATTTTGAACATCTTTTTAAACCGTTTGTTCAAACCGGGGCAGGGATTTATTCCCAAGAAGGTACAGGATTGGGATTAAACATTAGCGCTCAGTTTATCCGGTTAATGGGAGGGGATATCTCCGTCCAAAGCCGGGGGAAATTATATACAGAGGGAGAGCCATGTTCTGAAATTCTGATAGACTCAACCTCCGAATTGGGGCCCGTGACAACCTTTAAATTTGAGATTCCGGTCCGAGTCGTAACCGGGGGTGAAATTCCCGGACTTAATCCCTTTCCCTTGGGTCGTTCTCTCCAGCCACAACAACCGGGCTACCGAATGATTATAGTGGATGATCACGATTATAATAGCCAACTGTTGATGCAAATTCTCCACCCTTTTGGGTTTGAATTAAAACGAGCAGTTAACGGTGAAGAAGTTTTGGAAATGTGGCAAGAGTTTTTACCCCATTTAATTTGGATGGATATGCGAATGCCTAAAATAGATGGGTATGAAGCAACCCGTCGAATTAAAGCCTATTGTCAGAATCATCCGGAAATTCCGGTTCCGGCGATTGTCGCCATTACGGCGAGTGGTTGGCATTTTGATAAATCAGAAATTTTGGCGTCAGGTTGTGATGGGTTGATTCGTAAACCTTTTCGAGACGTGGATATTTTTGAGGCGATCGCCACTCATTTAGGGCTATCTTTGATGGCATCCCACAGAACCCCGGATGTTCCAGTTCTCGACCCAGAAGCCATGACTTTAAAAGCCGCGGACTTGGCCCATATTCCTCAGGAATTTCTTGATAATTTATGGAATGGTTTAGTCCAAGGGGATTTAGAACTGATAGCCTCGGCGATCGAACAAGTGGGTGGAGAAGACCCCGTTTTAGCCGATGCCCTCCAATCTTTAGCCAATCAATATCAATTTGAAAAATTACTGGGACTGATTTCCAGGTAA
- a CDS encoding diguanylate cyclase domain-containing protein, which yields MVNQRSASSPTAHVLVVDDTPVNLLLLNQILCRHNYKIRVAPNGKMALKSVLTNPPDLILLDIKMPDIDGYEVCRQLKLDPRTAEIPIIFISALDGVIDKVTAFNLGGVDYITKPFEPVEVLARIEHQLRLRELMVELKCQNAQLQLLLTTSQSISQAGDIDSALAIILEKICKTLGWDFGEAWMPNDSGTELVYGQAWYGNDTKLAEFHDSSKTQEIFQCGGFAARIWQDQDLKWIADASQEESEMFSRADIAATAGLKGMLGIPILLRDSTTGENSQVLAVLVFFQKKEMQPDRRSLELLKAVASQLGSMIQRKKTEAALKKANLELERLANLDSLTQVANRRRFDEYLDREWNHAQREKHPLSLILFDLDYFKSYNDYYGHQAGDRCLQQIAQSAGSAVTRKTDLLARYGGEEFVIILPNTYGSGALNVAETIRDCLKQLQIPHLDSPVSPWVTVSLGVSTTIPTPLEQPESLIAAADAALYEAKSQGRDRAILKEIPPNP from the coding sequence ATGGTGAATCAGCGGTCCGCATCAAGCCCCACAGCTCATGTATTAGTCGTTGACGATACCCCCGTTAACCTTTTACTTTTGAACCAAATCCTCTGCCGACACAATTATAAAATTAGAGTCGCTCCCAATGGAAAAATGGCATTAAAATCGGTTTTAACCAATCCTCCCGATTTGATTTTATTAGATATTAAAATGCCCGACATAGACGGGTACGAAGTTTGTCGGCAACTCAAATTGGACCCGCGAACGGCGGAAATTCCTATCATTTTTATCAGCGCTTTGGATGGGGTGATTGATAAAGTAACCGCTTTTAATTTAGGCGGCGTAGACTATATCACCAAACCCTTTGAGCCTGTGGAAGTTTTGGCACGCATTGAACATCAATTGCGCCTGCGGGAATTGATGGTAGAACTCAAATGTCAAAATGCTCAGTTGCAATTGCTATTAACGACCTCCCAATCCATTAGCCAAGCCGGGGATATAGATTCGGCATTAGCCATTATTTTAGAAAAAATTTGTAAAACCCTAGGCTGGGACTTTGGGGAAGCCTGGATGCCGAATGACTCAGGCACTGAACTGGTATATGGGCAGGCATGGTATGGGAATGATACCAAACTTGCAGAATTTCATGACTCCAGCAAAACCCAGGAAATTTTTCAATGTGGAGGATTTGCCGCCAGGATTTGGCAGGACCAAGATTTAAAATGGATTGCTGATGCCTCTCAGGAAGAGTCTGAGATGTTTTCTCGTGCCGATATCGCCGCAACTGCTGGACTCAAAGGTATGCTGGGAATTCCTATTTTGCTGCGGGATAGTACCACGGGGGAGAACTCTCAAGTGTTAGCAGTGTTGGTGTTTTTTCAAAAAAAGGAAATGCAACCGGACCGACGATCGCTCGAATTGCTCAAAGCCGTTGCCAGTCAGTTAGGGTCAATGATTCAGCGCAAAAAAACCGAAGCTGCTTTAAAAAAAGCTAATTTAGAATTAGAACGGCTGGCGAATTTAGATAGTTTAACCCAAGTCGCCAATCGCCGGCGCTTTGATGAATATCTCGATCGCGAATGGAACCATGCACAACGGGAAAAACATCCCCTTTCCTTGATTTTATTTGACCTGGACTATTTTAAATCCTATAACGATTATTACGGACATCAAGCAGGCGATCGCTGTTTGCAACAAATAGCCCAATCCGCAGGCAGTGCAGTCACCCGCAAGACCGATTTACTCGCTCGTTATGGCGGCGAAGAATTTGTGATAATTTTACCCAATACCTACGGTTCTGGGGCGCTTAATGTGGCCGAAACCATTCGCGACTGCCTGAAACAATTGCAAATCCCTCACTTAGATTCCCCCGTCAGTCCTTGGGTCACCGTTAGTCTGGGAGTCTCCACCACGATTCCCACACCCTTAGAGCAACCGGAATCGTTAATTGCTGCTGCCGATGCCGCCCTCTATGAAGCCAAATCTCAAGGCCGCGATCGGGCCATTCTCAAAGAGATCCCCCCAAACCCTTGA
- a CDS encoding GTPase family protein, producing the protein MSEQRETDSPKPDSHPSPEPTENLTLESPESAESAQKSWTSRLSEVWNQATDRLKQLSLGDRLPQYFQDWFSVSDERVAEILTAVRAQLPTTEALLIGKPQAGKSSIVRGLTGVSAEIVGQGFRPHTQHTERYAYPSSELPLLIFTDTVGLGDVNQDTEAIVQELVGDLQQETGRAKILILTVKINDFATDSLRQIVQQLRAASPHIPCLLAVTCLHEVYPPNTEDHPPYPPDYPSVNRAFESIKTGFAEVCDRAVALDFTLEEDGYTPVFYGLDALSDALADLLPEAESSAIYQLLDQGAGEKIGTLYRDVARRYILAFSIMAATLAAVPLPFATMPVLTALQVSLVGLLGRLYGQTLTPSQAGGVVSAIAGGFVAQAVGRELVKFVPIFGSAIAASWAAAYTWALGEGACVYFGDLMGGKKPDPDKIQAAMQDAFASAKERFKGINR; encoded by the coding sequence ATGAGTGAGCAACGCGAGACTGATTCCCCCAAACCCGATTCCCATCCGTCCCCCGAACCGACGGAGAATCTCACCCTGGAATCGCCAGAATCAGCAGAATCAGCCCAAAAATCCTGGACCAGTCGCCTCTCTGAGGTCTGGAATCAGGCCACAGACCGGCTAAAACAACTCTCCCTAGGCGATCGCCTCCCCCAATATTTCCAAGATTGGTTCAGCGTCAGCGATGAACGAGTCGCTGAAATTTTGACAGCAGTTCGCGCCCAATTGCCCACCACCGAGGCCCTATTAATTGGCAAACCCCAAGCGGGCAAAAGTTCCATTGTCCGGGGACTCACCGGGGTTTCTGCCGAAATTGTCGGCCAAGGATTTCGGCCCCACACCCAACATACCGAACGCTATGCCTACCCCTCCAGTGAGTTGCCATTACTGATTTTTACCGATACCGTCGGACTCGGGGATGTCAACCAAGATACGGAGGCGATCGTTCAAGAGTTAGTCGGAGATTTGCAACAAGAAACGGGTCGGGCCAAAATCCTGATTCTCACGGTGAAAATCAACGATTTTGCCACAGATTCCCTGCGCCAAATCGTCCAACAGTTACGCGCCGCGTCGCCTCACATCCCTTGTCTATTGGCGGTAACCTGTTTGCATGAAGTCTATCCTCCGAATACCGAAGATCATCCCCCCTATCCCCCGGATTATCCCTCGGTGAATCGGGCGTTTGAGTCGATTAAAACTGGGTTTGCCGAGGTTTGCGATCGGGCCGTTGCCCTGGATTTTACCCTAGAAGAAGATGGTTATACTCCCGTCTTTTATGGCTTAGATGCCCTCAGTGATGCCTTGGCCGACCTCCTCCCAGAAGCCGAATCCAGCGCCATTTATCAACTGTTGGACCAAGGCGCAGGGGAGAAAATAGGCACATTGTATCGTGATGTCGCCCGACGGTATATTTTAGCCTTTTCCATCATGGCCGCCACCCTCGCTGCCGTTCCCCTACCCTTTGCCACCATGCCAGTCCTGACTGCATTACAAGTCTCCCTGGTGGGATTGTTAGGGCGACTCTACGGACAGACACTTACGCCGTCCCAAGCGGGGGGAGTCGTCAGTGCGATCGCCGGTGGATTTGTCGCCCAGGCAGTCGGGCGGGAATTAGTCAAATTTGTGCCAATTTTCGGCAGTGCGATCGCCGCCTCCTGGGCCGCTGCCTATACTTGGGCCCTCGGAGAAGGAGCTTGTGTGTATTTTGGGGATTTAATGGGCGGTAAAAAACCCGACCCCGACAAAATTCAAGCCGCCATGCAAGATGCCTTTGCTTCCGCTAAAGAACGGTTTAAAGGCATTAATCGTTAA
- a CDS encoding DHH family phosphoesterase, giving the protein MEESNTELAQIAVRDGALPIVSGDSKQWLDPGSATKAEALRQVLQHHSGDRHLVVLQDFPDPDAMSCAWAYKLIAAQYEIECDIVYAGALSHQENIALVKLTGLPVQRLPLEIAKSKDWSIYNGCVLIDNQGTTSQLFSVLKTAQIPLIVAIDHHTIQDELSAEFLDIRPHIRATATIFTQYLMAELLHLDINVSDHVKCATALMHGLRSDTNQLRQAREDDFMAAAYLSRFYDSQLISSVLQASRSKRVMDVIERSLKNRIVQNNFCIAGVGYLRYDDRDAIPQAADFLVTEENVHTAVVYGIVHDEDEDIELVTGSLRTNKLTLDPDEFIKEAFGKDAQGRFFGGGRSQAGGFEIPMGFLSGSNDSKDFARMKWEVFDLQIKQKLLKLVSPKDDLIHSTN; this is encoded by the coding sequence GTGGAGGAATCGAACACCGAACTGGCTCAAATAGCCGTTCGAGATGGAGCATTACCCATCGTTTCTGGCGATAGTAAGCAATGGCTAGATCCGGGAAGCGCAACGAAAGCCGAAGCACTGCGGCAAGTTTTGCAGCACCATAGCGGCGATCGGCACTTGGTGGTGCTCCAAGACTTCCCGGACCCCGATGCCATGTCTTGTGCTTGGGCTTACAAATTAATTGCCGCCCAGTATGAGATTGAATGCGATATTGTTTATGCCGGAGCACTCAGTCACCAGGAAAATATTGCCTTGGTGAAATTAACCGGATTGCCCGTGCAGCGCTTGCCCCTAGAAATCGCCAAATCCAAGGATTGGTCTATTTACAACGGCTGCGTGTTGATTGACAATCAAGGAACGACATCTCAGCTTTTTTCCGTATTAAAAACGGCACAAATTCCCCTGATTGTGGCGATCGACCATCATACCATTCAGGATGAATTAAGCGCCGAATTTCTGGATATTCGCCCTCATATTCGAGCCACTGCCACCATTTTTACCCAATATTTAATGGCAGAATTGCTCCACCTGGATATTAATGTCAGCGATCACGTTAAATGTGCAACTGCCTTAATGCATGGGTTGCGATCGGATACGAACCAACTGCGCCAAGCGCGGGAAGATGATTTTATGGCAGCGGCTTATTTAAGCCGATTTTATGATAGCCAGTTGATTAGTTCAGTGTTGCAAGCCTCTCGGTCTAAACGAGTGATGGATGTCATCGAGCGATCACTTAAAAATAGAATCGTTCAAAATAATTTCTGTATTGCCGGAGTCGGATACCTGCGTTACGATGACCGGGATGCCATCCCTCAAGCGGCAGATTTTCTCGTCACCGAAGAAAACGTTCATACTGCCGTTGTCTATGGCATCGTTCACGACGAAGACGAAGATATCGAATTAGTCACAGGGTCTTTAAGAACCAATAAATTGACCTTAGACCCGGATGAATTTATCAAGGAAGCCTTTGGCAAAGATGCTCAAGGGCGCTTCTTTGGCGGAGGGCGATCGCAAGCAGGCGGATTTGAAATTCCAATGGGATTCCTCTCCGGCAGCAACGACAGCAAAGATTTTGCCCGCATGAAATGGGAAGTCTTTGACCTACAAATTAAACAAAAACTGCTAAAATTAGTCAGTCCCAAAGATGATTTAATTCATAGCACGAATTAA
- a CDS encoding HNH endonuclease gives MGKVLVLNASYEPLNITSWRRAIVLLLKGKAEQVEHNGKFIYSDVPLPTVIRLRHYVRIPYHEIPLTRRNILHRDSHSCQYCGYSGDELTLDHVIPRSRGGPDSWENLVSACVRCNVKKGNRTPEESKMPLTRIPRRPYSSLYFEVSKHLKSGLHQEWQKYVIGA, from the coding sequence ATGGGCAAGGTTCTAGTCCTTAACGCCTCCTACGAACCGCTCAACATTACGAGCTGGAGGAGGGCCATCGTGCTATTGCTGAAGGGGAAAGCCGAGCAGGTCGAACACAACGGGAAGTTTATCTATTCCGATGTTCCCCTGCCTACGGTGATTCGGCTTCGGCATTACGTCCGCATCCCGTATCATGAAATTCCTTTGACCCGGAGAAACATCCTACACCGGGACAGCCATTCTTGTCAATACTGTGGTTATTCCGGAGACGAATTGACCTTAGATCATGTGATTCCGCGATCGCGAGGGGGTCCCGACAGTTGGGAAAACCTCGTCTCTGCCTGCGTCCGTTGCAATGTCAAAAAAGGAAACCGAACTCCGGAGGAAAGTAAAATGCCCCTAACCAGAATACCCCGCCGACCCTACAGCAGTCTTTATTTTGAGGTGAGTAAGCATCTCAAAAGCGGTCTACATCAAGAGTGGCAAAAATATGTAATTGGTGCTTAA